From Arachis hypogaea cultivar Tifrunner chromosome 3, arahy.Tifrunner.gnm2.J5K5, whole genome shotgun sequence:
ggtgacaaatgagatgaggaaaggctaaccttgccaaggtagaggacttgtccgccaccttataaagttcttgggatatcacctcatgaacttctatttcttctccaatcatgatgctatggatcatgatagcccggtctatagtaacttcggaccggttgctagtgggaatgattgagcgttggataaactccaaccatcctctagccacgggcttgaggtcgtgcattctcaattgaaccggctttcctcttgaatctctcttccattgggcgccctcttcacagatgtctatgaggacttggtccaacctttgatcaaagttgacccttctaatgtaaggatgttcatctccttgcatcatgggcaagttgaatgccaaccttacattttccggactaaaatccaagtatttcccccgaaccatagtaagccaattctttggatccgggttcacactttgatcatggttcttggtgatccatgcattggcatagaactcttgaaccattaagattccgacttgttgaatggggttggtaagaacttcccaacctcttcttcggatctcatgtcggatctctggatattcactctttttgagtttgaaagggacctcagggatcaccttcttcaaggccacaacttcatagaagttgtcttgatacacccttgagatgaatctctccatctcccatgactcggaggtgaaagcttttgccttccctttcctctttctagaggtttctccggccttggatgccataaatggttatggaaaaacaaaaagcaatgcttttaccacaccaaacttaaaaggtttgctcgtcctcgagcaaaaaaagaaagaagagagtagaagaagaagaaatgaaggagatggagggggctttgtggttcggccaaaaggggaagaagtggtgtttaggttgtgtgaaaatgaaggagtgaagatgggtttatataggggtggggagggggtagggttcggtcatgtatgggtgggtttgggtgtgaaagtggtttgaatttgaatggtggggtaggtggggttttatgaaggatggatgtgagtggtgaagagaaagatggaatttgataggtgaagagtttttggggaagaggtgttgaggtgattggtgaatgggtgaagaagagagagagtggtggggtaggtggggatcctgtggggtccacagatcctgaggtgtcaaggaaaagtcatccctgcaccaagtggcgagcaaaattgctcttcatgccaattctggcgttaaacgccgggctggtgcccatttctggcgtttaacgccaagttcttgccctttactggcgtttaacgccagtctggtgcccctttctggcgttaaacgcccagaatggtgccagactgggcgttaaacgcccatctgctagccttactggcgtttaaacgccagcaggttcttcctccagagtgtgctatttttctttctgtttttctttctgtttttgctttttcacttgattttgtgacttctcatgatcatcaacctacagaaaacataaaataacaaaggaaaatagataaaatataaaacattgggttgcctcccaacaagcgcttctttaatgtcagtagcttgacagagggctctcatggagcctcacagatgctcagagcaatgttggaacctcccaacaccaaacttagagtttgaatgtgggggttcaacaccaaacttagaatttggttgtggcctcccaacaccaaacttagagtttgactgtgggggctctgtttggctctgttttgagagaagctcttcatgcttcctctccatggtgacagagggatatccttgagccttaaacacaaaggattcttcattcacttgaatgatcaattctcctctatcaacatcaatcacagcctttgctgtggctaggaagggtctgccaaggatgatggattcatccatgcacttcccagtctctaggactatgaaatcagcagggatgtaatggtcttcaacttttaccagaacatcctctacaagtccataagcttgttttcttgagttgtctgccatctctagtgagatttttgcagcttgcacctcaaagatccctagcttctccattacagagagaggcatgaggttcacacttgaccctaggtcacacaaggccttcttgaaggtcatggtgcctatggtacaaggtattgaaaacttcccaggatcttgtctcttttgaggtaatttctacctagacaagtcatccagttctttggtgagcaaagggggttcatcctcccaagtctcatttccaaataacttgtcatttagcttcatgattgctccaaggtatttagcaacttgctcttcagtgacatactcatcctcttcagaggaagaatactcatcagagctcatgaatggcagaagtaagttcaatggaatctctatggtctctttttgagcctcagattcccatggttcctcattatggaactcattggaggccagtggacgtccattgaggtcttcctcagtggcgtttactgcctcttcctcctctccaaattcggccatgttgatggccttgcactctccttttggattttcttctgtattgcttggaagagtactaggagggagttcaataattttcttgctcagctgacccacttgtccctccaagtttctaatggaggaccttgtttcaatcatgaaactttgagtggttttgattagatcagagaccatggttgctaagtcagaggtgttctgcttagaactctctgtctgttgctgagaagatgatggaaaaggcttgccattgctaaacctgtttcttccaccattattattgttgaaaccttgttgaggtctctgttgatccttccatgagagatttgggtgatttctccatgaaggattataggtgtttccatagggttctcccatgtaattcacctcttccattgaagggttctcaggatcataagctcttcttcagatgaagcttccttagtactgcctggtgcattttgcattccagacagactttgagaaatcatattaacttgctgagtcaatattttgttctgagccaatatggcattcagagtatcaatctcaagaactcctttcttctgatttgtcccattgttcacaggattcctttcagaagtgtacatgaattggttatttgcaaccatttaaattagttcttgagcttctataggcgtcttcttcagatgaagagatcctccagcagagctatcaaagacatcttggacagttcagacagaccatcatagaaaatacctatgatgctccattcagaaagcatatcagaaggacactttctgattaattgtttgtatctttcccaagcttcatagagggattctccttccttctgtctgaaggtttggactttcactctaaggttactcaatttttgaggtggaaagaactttgccaagaaggcattgactagcttttcccaagagttcaggctttctttaggttgtaagtccaaccatatcctagctctgtctcttacagctaaagggaatagcataagtctgtagacctcagggtcaaccccattagtcttgacagtgtcacagatttgcaagaactcagctaaaaactgatgaggatcttccaatggaagtccatggaacttgcaattctgttgcattagagaaactaattgaggcttaagctcaaagttgtttgctccaatggcagggatagagatgcttctcccatagaagtcgggagtaggtgcagtaaagtcacccagcaccttccttgaattgttggcattgttgttattttcggttgccatgggttcttcttctttgaagatttctgttaggtcctctacagagagttgtgccttagcttctcttagctttcgcttcaaggtcctttcaggttcaggatcagcctcaacaagaatgcttttgtctttgctcctgctcatatgaaagagaagagaacaagaaaatatggaatcctctatgtcacagtatagagattccttgaggtgtcagaggaaaagaaaaatagaaggcagaagtagaaaattcgaacttatcaaagaagaaggagttcgaattgtgcattaaggaatagtgttagtccataaatagaaagatgtgagaagaggggaagaaattttcgaaaattaagtaaaagattttgaaaacattttgaaaaacactaattgattttcgaaaaccaatggtggaaaagaaatcaagtgatttttgaaaaagattttgaaattagaaagtaaaaagatttgattgaaaactatttttgaaaaatatgtgattaaaaagatatgattggttttaaaaagatgtgattgagaagatatgatttgaaaaacattttaaaaatatttgattttgaaaattaataacttggctaacaagaaaagatatgattcaaacattaaacctttctcaacagaaaaggcaacatacttgaaatgttgaatcaaatcattaattgatagcaagtatttttgaaaatggaaagaaattgattttgaaaaagatttgattgaaaagattttgaaaactaaaaaaaaaaaatttgatttgaaaacaaaatattccctcttgtgccatcctggcgttaaacgcccagaatggtgcacattctggcgtttaacgcccaaactactacccttttgggcgttaaacgccagtttgcccttcttcactgggcgttttgaacgcccagctttttctgtgtaattcctctgctgaatgttctgaatcttcaattccctgtattattgacttgaaaagacacaaataaaaaatatttttggatttttaataatgaggaataatcaaaatgcaactaaaatcaaataacaatgcatgcaagacaccaaacttagcagtttgtatactactgacactaacaaaatgagaatgcacatgagaaacacaaaacactcaagtcaagagaatttaaagatcagagtaatgaaatcatcaagaacatcttgaagatcacttaagacacatgaatgcaagaagaacagaaacatgcaattgacaccaaacttaacatgagactctagactcaaacaagaaacataaaatatttttggtttttatgattttgtaaatttttttgtgctttttcgaaaattaagtggaaaagaaaataaagatatcaaaattctcaatgagaattccaggaatcttgcaatgttagtctaagactccggtccaggaattagacatggcttcatagccagccaagctttcaaagaaagcttcggtccaaaacactagacatggccaatggccagccaagccttagcagatcactgctccaacagcatgattgataaaaatcaacaagctcttgtgatgataagttgaaacctcggtccaataaaattagacatggcttcacagccagccagacttcaacagatcatcatgaaactctagaattcattcttaagaattctgaaaaaaaaatacctaatctaagcaacaagatgaaccgtcagttgtccatactcgaacaatccccggcaatggcgccaaaaacatggtgcacgaaattgtgatcaatacttttcacaactcaattaatccccggtgatgaacacaaaaacttggtgttcaataccatggcataaacacaacttcgcacaactaaccagcaagtgtactgggtcgtccaagtaataaaccttacgcgagtaagggtcgatcccacagagattgttggtatgaagtaagctatggtcaccttgtaaatcttagtcaggcaaattcaaatggttatggatgatgaataaaacataaagataaagatagagatacttatgtaattcattggtaggaatttcagataagcgtatgaagatgcttggtcccttccgtctctctgctttcctactgtcttcatccaatccttcttactcctttccatggcaagttgtatgcaagggtttcaccgttgtcagtggctacctcccatcctctcagtggaaatgttcaacgcaccctgtcacggcacggctatccatctgtcggttctcaatcaggtcggaatagaatccagtgattcttttgcgtctgtcactaatgcccagccctcaggagtttgaagctcgtcacagtcattcaatcattgaatcctactcagaataccacagacaaggtttagaccttccggattctcttgaatgccgccatcagttctagcttataccacgaagattccggttaaagaatccaagagatatccacccaatctaaggtagaacggaggtggttgttaggcacacgttcataggtgagaatgatgataagtgtcacggatcatcacattcatcaagttgaagaacaagtgatatcttagaacaagaacaagcggaattgaatagaagaacaatagtaattgcattaatactcgaggtacagcagagctccacaccttaatctatggtggttagaaactccaccgttgaaaatacataagaacaaggtctaggcatggccatgaggccagcccccaaacgtgatctaagaactagatgtccaaagatgaaaatacaatagtaaaaggtcctatatatagagaactagtagcctagggtttacagagatgagtaaatgacataaaaatccacttccgggcccacttggtgtgtgcttgggctaagcattgaagcattttcgtgtagagactcttcttggagttaaacgacagctttggtgccagtttgggcgtttaactcccatccttgtgccagttccggcgtttaacgctgggaattctgagggtgactttgaacgccggtttgggccataaaatcttgggcaaggtatggactatcatatattactggaaagcccaggatgtctacttttcaacgccgttgagagcgcgccaattgggcttctgtagctccagaaaatccacttcgagtgcaggaaggtcagaatccaacagcatctgcaatcctttttagtctctgaatcagatttttgctcaggtccctcaatttcagccagaaaatacctgaaatcacagaaaaacacacaaaatcatagtaaagtccagaaaagtgaattttaactaaaaactaataaaaatatactaaaaactaactagaacatactaaaaacatactaaaaacaatgccaaaaagcgtataaattatccgctcatcaggctccCTTTGTCTTCACAACAGTTGGGTCACCAACCATACACGCATTAGAAAGAACCTTGGAGTCAGGATCGCGTCTCTTTTTAAGCTTTTGGATTAGTCCAAAAATGTCATCTCTAATCTCCATGAAGTCATCTCGGTTCTTTGATGCCGACTCACATAATGTGAAACACAGTGTTGCTAGAGCATCATATCTAATACCAGCAATATTTTCAGAGTCAATTTCTGCGGATGTAACTGAACATACATAATCCTTCTTAGCATTTTTAGTCCGCCTCGTGCAGACAAGAGTATCAGGAATGATATCGATGTGGTCATGTCTCATAATATAGAAAATATGACAACATGGAATGCCACGACTTTCAAACAAACGACAATCACAAGCAAACTTTTTAGTGATTTTATCATATTGTACTTTATATTCCCTCCCGGGTtgcctatatttatttattctcaCCTTAACTTCATTGTTGCTTACTGAATGTGTAACAACATTTAATTTGCCAGCTTCTTCTATCTCACACCAAACCTCTTTAAACATGCTTCTAGCGAAAATATCGGTAGCTTGCTTCTCAATGTCTTGAAGACACGTGGGCAACACAGGAGTTGTAAACAATGATTTAAAATCAGATAAGAGTTCATTTGTCCGATACTGCGTTAATACTTCATTAAAGTTGTGTATCAATTCCAACAGGTAGCACGTTTTACTAATGTAATTCTTTATCAAGGAGTGGATACCTTCGCATTGTGACGTAGTCATGATTTCACCgaaaaattatcatttaaatatGAGAAAGCCCACATTTCTTTGATCCTATATGTCTTTTGTAACCATTCATTCTCAGAAAGCCCGTACTTAGATATCAAGTTCTGCCATCTTCTCTCAAACTCTTCAGGAAAAAAATTTCCATACATTAGGTACTTTAACCCATCTAAGAATTTTGAATTCTTTATAGCTTCACAAGCATTGCGGTATAGATGCCATGCACAAAGACGGTGTGCAGCGTTTGGAAGAACTTCTTTTATTGCATCCCTCATTGCAAGATCTCCATCTGTCACCACGGCTATAGGTTGTTTATTACCCATTATCTCCATAAACATATTCAACACCAAAACATAGGTTTTCCACTTCTCATCGGATAATAAACCACAACCAAAAATGCATGTTTGTCCATGATGATTTGTTCCTGAGAAGACAACCAACGGCCTATTATACCTATTTTTTTGGTATGTCATGTCGAAGGCCAACACATCACGAAAATATTGGTAATCAGTGATGCTAGATCCATCGGCCCACACTAAATTATCAAGCATACCATCCTTCAAAGTAAACTTCTCTTGCAACAGTGGATCCTCATCTGCCTTAGAAATTAGGTAACTCAATGCTGCATGTGCATCACCATCTTTTATCTTTGCGCGCCTAGATTCTTTTTGTGAATCCCACCCTGTTCGGACCTCCTTTTTATGCCACCATGAACCCCATTATATGACAAGTTCTAACACCATAAAAGTGCAAACCATCAGCTTGTGCTTTATCAGCGTTAGTCATTGTTCGATATGCCGGAACGAACTGGATATACTTAGGTGGGATGAGgtcatggttgtgagtctcttcaaATTTGGTGACCTGCCACTTTTGTAAAATCAAGTCATAGTAAAATATAATCTTTGCTTGACACATTACGCGTGTGATTGGCTTGTGATCCTTTTTCCTGTTCTCCATCTCCAAGTACTTTTTTCTACGTGTACCCTCTCTATTACAAACCATCTGTCGCATATTAAGGTTTCCATTAAAATCTTGTCCTTTTTTGTCAAGCCTCGCAACAAAACCGTGCACTTTAGCATAATTTCTATAAAAATCACAACATTAATCAACGGTATCAAACTCGATACCCCACATGTTATCATAGCTTAATTCGTTTAACTTCTTCTCAACTTCTTGAATTTTATAGCTACAATTCGACACCTCCATGGATTCACTAAATTTACCCTCATTATTGATAAGATATTCCTCCTCCTTATCGGAACTACTATCATACCCAAAACACAGCTCATCACATTTGATAGACTCCTCTAAGTTCTTATTGTCATTGATGTTCATGTTTATGATGAAAttctattgaaaaaataaatcataaaaatatttaattaagatACTAACAAACttgacaaaaaataacttaacaaaaataaaataaatgataaattaagCAATTATAATCTGCCAGATTCAAACACAAAACACAATCCAAGGTATAGATCAGACGAAATAGGCATAAGTTCCATGActacaattttttataatttcatatatCAGACAAATAGAAAAGCCACCACTAAGACTACCATGAAGTCAAGTTTCATATGTATAATTAGATACAGGCTAATTCACAAAAATGAGACAATTTTGGCTGACTGGAAGTGAAACCAGctaactctctctctcctttttattTGGGTGTGGTTTATAGATTGGCAATGAAAATGTGATGAATTGAAACCAATAACATCTCTGTACAACTCATGATAATCAGAAAAGACATACCACTTAAAATGAACATGAAACTTTGTAAATACCTATAGACATGAGAGAAGGAAGACAAACACAaccaaattaaattagataaaaaaaaacaaattaaaaatggaaATGATGAAACTGCCTtcaaacacacaaaaaaaattaaattaaactagaCAGCCATGATTTGTCAAATTCCAAAActccaaacaaaaataaaaaaaaagcttaACCGAGCTTCATGATAGGTCGAATTCCAAAACTTTAAACATAACTTAGCTGCATTcaagagaaaattaaatattaaattcgctctttttaaacttttattgtcttccctttcttcaTTCTTTTCTTCCTAAAACTTTAATCTGTTAAATTGACAATAATTTATAGTGGATAATGTTTTAATTCTCATTGTTAACCAGAATCTTAAAATATGAATGGATGAGAAACACAAAGACTACTTCAAGGAACGGAAAGTAATCAGCAACTTGTTTGACAAATGCAAATGCTCTTCATAGAATTGGTATACACACAACCAATCATTTATTGTTTCTTCTGTAATTTGGGGTGACAATTAAAGAAGACTCCAAATAGCAATTTTAGGATTAAACAGTGAACTTATATTGGCTCAACAACTGAAAATATAATTCCAATTATGTGAGTAATTACTTCAGATTCCAGAGTCAATCATAGTGCAATTAATCTAATTGATCAATCTATATAGTAGATATACAGCTTGAATATCCATGGCAGCAAATTTGTTTCATAAAGAAATCAACAAAAATGAAATTCACcgtttgaacatgcaagcatcgAAACAATCccctaacaaaaaaaatgaaattcattATTTAAACAGAGGATGAATACCTAACCTAATGTCAGGGGTGTGGTGATGGAGAAcgcctgatgattggatttttgatggtttagaatttcacaaatgaattcttgttgcaagtatagtttctaaaccaatcactaatcctttcatacaaaaagttgtttgtcactaaaacaaacccctaaaattataaaccgaagtattcaaacctcgggtcgttctccctaggaattacaataaagtgtcttgttattggttagaaatgtgttttggggttttggataagaagcttgaaaagtaaatggaaatgaaaataagctaacaactataaaaaggctcttggcaaggtatgaaaattagaagtcctatcctagttatcctcctcaattgtgatgagaattgttcattgctaccacttagttaacccttactaaataaaggaaagtcaagtggatgaattaacttgagccacaagtcctagccaactcccaaggaaagactagctttagtgcactccaaaccaattagcaatctctccaattaccaatcaataaaggaattagataactcaagtgtcactaattactctacctaggccaagaggagcaaaatctatactatatctataagagacatttcaacaaacacataaagtgcaatagaagtaatcattattaaatgcaagaattaaaggaatctacaactacaaaaacaagagatcaacaatagaaaagcaaagaataCACATTtagtatgaattacctcttattgaattggaagaatgtagaaggaacaatactagatctacaataaaatataagaacaacataaagggaattacaacaaaagagtagaagaagatgaatgtagcaacaaagaattgagaggtagaagtggaagaaagcaaagattaaaacctagatctaagaactaatcctaatcctaatcctaattctagagagaagtgagagcttctctctctagaaactgattctaactactaaactaaactaatggtaactaacatgtgttttcctcttcattccttgggttaaat
This genomic window contains:
- the LOC112777150 gene encoding protein FAR1-RELATED SEQUENCE 5-like, translated to MNINDNKNLEESIKCDELCFGYDSSSDKEEEYLINNEGKFSESMEVSNCSYKIQEVEKKLNELSYDNMWVHGFVARLDKKGQDFNGNLNMRQMVTKFEETHNHDLIPPKYIQFVPAYRTMTNADKAQADGLHFYGEVRTGWDSQKESRRAKIKDGDAHAALSYLISKADEDPLLQEKFTLKDGMLDNLVWADGSSITDYQYFRDVLAFDMTYQKNRYNRPLVVFSGTNHHGQTCIFGCGLLSDEKWKTYVLVLNMFMEIMGNKQPIAVVTDGDLAMRDAIKEVLPNAAHRLCAWHLYRNACEAIKNSKFLDGLKYLMYGNFFPEEFERRWQNLISKYGLSENEWLQKTYRIKEMWAFSYLNDNFSVKS